A window of Pedobacter lusitanus contains these coding sequences:
- a CDS encoding SDR family oxidoreductase, producing MSVNELKGKVVLIAGGAKNLGGLLSRNFAEQGAKVAIHYNSDHTKDAAEQTLADIKAKGGEAFLFKADFKKVDNISKFFAETKAKYGGIDIAINTVGQVLKKPYGETTEAEYDAMFDINSKVAYFFIQEAGKQLNDHGKICTIVTSLLAAYTGYYSTYAGGKAPVEHFTRAASKELGARGISVTAIGPGPMDTPFFYGQEDPDAVAYHKSASALGGLTDIKDIAPIVEFLVTKGWWITGQTIFANGGYTTR from the coding sequence ATGTCTGTAAATGAGTTAAAAGGTAAAGTAGTATTAATTGCAGGAGGAGCTAAAAATCTGGGAGGTTTATTAAGCCGCAATTTTGCTGAACAGGGAGCTAAAGTAGCTATTCACTATAACAGTGATCACACTAAAGATGCCGCAGAACAAACACTGGCGGATATTAAGGCAAAAGGCGGAGAAGCTTTTTTGTTTAAAGCAGATTTCAAAAAGGTAGATAACATCAGTAAATTTTTTGCAGAAACGAAAGCAAAATATGGTGGTATTGATATAGCCATCAATACAGTGGGCCAGGTGTTGAAAAAGCCATATGGAGAAACCACCGAAGCTGAATATGACGCGATGTTTGATATCAATTCAAAGGTTGCCTATTTCTTTATTCAGGAGGCTGGAAAACAGCTGAACGATCATGGTAAGATTTGTACGATAGTCACTTCACTGCTGGCAGCTTATACCGGATATTATTCAACCTATGCGGGAGGAAAAGCTCCGGTAGAACATTTTACCAGAGCTGCTTCAAAAGAGCTTGGCGCAAGAGGAATTTCAGTTACGGCTATCGGTCCCGGGCCAATGGACACCCCGTTCTTTTATGGACAGGAAGATCCTGATGCGGTAGCTTATCATAAATCAGCTTCAGCTTTAGGCGGTTTGACTGATATCAAAGATATTGCACCTATTGTAGAGTTTCTGGTTACCAAAGGCTGGTGGATTACCGGGCAGACCATTTTTGCCAATGGCGGTTATACCACCAGGTAA
- a CDS encoding helix-turn-helix domain-containing protein, translating into MPKKITRNEEITIAYFAFLDQHLANLIAGKETEMLEINQIADRLFISAKHLSDTIQFTQGHHPCHFYDRKILDEAKRLMLETSLPIAEIARRLTYDPSNFSKFFKKYTGVTPGQFRSTDQKPV; encoded by the coding sequence GTGCCAAAGAAAATAACCAGAAACGAAGAAATCACCATAGCCTATTTTGCTTTTTTAGATCAGCATCTGGCCAACCTTATTGCCGGGAAGGAAACTGAAATGCTGGAAATTAACCAGATTGCAGACCGGCTTTTTATTTCAGCAAAGCATCTGAGTGATACCATACAATTTACGCAGGGACATCACCCTTGTCACTTTTATGACCGTAAAATACTGGATGAAGCGAAAAGATTAATGCTCGAAACCTCATTACCGATTGCCGAAATAGCCCGCAGGCTAACTTATGATCCTTCCAATTTTTCAAAGTTCTTTAAAAAGTATACAGGTGTAACACCCGGACAGTTCAGAAGTACGGATCAGAAACCTGTTTAA
- a CDS encoding RagB/SusD family nutrient uptake outer membrane protein — MKKIIQLCAVLLVLFTLGSCKKYLDIEPVGRVIPTTTEDFRALLTSAYNSFSEHKSLLALRSDELKLNEDQEDVILYRDIYKWNDATPDPSTFSFQYVALYNTIFFANEVIAEVENRAGKSAVTAQIKGEAYLLRAYNHFELLNLYAKPYQASSAATDRGVVLVLKMDLEANYKPATIEEVYSQILSDINEGQKLLNINTFDTGKNYRFTTRGAWALKARVHEFRGEWSKALEAARQALQLNNELEDLNAAGSKSPNHYQAKESIMAMEKAMNVSVSNTVAISAHLLSIYDKDNDLRFAKYFSKSGNDYRSAKGASNEFKISFRNGELYLIQAEAALQTGNPALATESLLALKAKRLKPAYLAAEKSRIQALTNADLLQEIYKERERELALEGHRWYDLRRYGQPAIKHTVGGADYNLIQNDPRYTLPFPKAAITNNPNLQ, encoded by the coding sequence ATGAAGAAGATTATACAATTATGTGCTGTACTATTGGTGTTATTCACCCTGGGCAGCTGTAAAAAATATTTAGATATTGAACCGGTAGGAAGAGTAATTCCTACCACTACTGAAGACTTCAGAGCTTTGTTAACTTCAGCTTACAATTCGTTTTCAGAACATAAATCATTACTGGCCTTACGTTCTGACGAGTTGAAACTGAACGAAGACCAGGAGGATGTTATACTTTACCGTGATATTTATAAATGGAACGATGCGACTCCTGATCCGTCAACTTTTTCATTCCAGTATGTGGCACTTTACAACACTATTTTCTTTGCCAATGAGGTCATTGCAGAAGTAGAGAACAGAGCAGGAAAAAGTGCCGTGACAGCACAGATTAAAGGTGAAGCTTATCTATTACGTGCTTACAACCATTTTGAACTGCTTAATTTATACGCTAAACCTTACCAGGCATCAAGCGCTGCAACTGACCGTGGTGTGGTTCTGGTACTGAAAATGGATCTGGAAGCCAATTACAAACCTGCTACCATAGAAGAGGTTTACAGCCAGATACTGAGTGATATTAACGAAGGTCAGAAATTATTAAATATCAATACTTTTGATACAGGTAAAAACTATCGTTTTACAACTCGTGGAGCATGGGCTCTAAAAGCAAGAGTACATGAGTTCAGAGGAGAGTGGAGTAAAGCACTGGAAGCAGCCCGGCAGGCTTTACAGTTAAATAACGAACTGGAAGATCTGAACGCTGCAGGAAGTAAATCTCCAAATCACTATCAGGCTAAAGAAAGTATTATGGCAATGGAAAAGGCAATGAATGTTTCAGTGTCCAATACGGTTGCAATTTCGGCTCACCTGTTAAGTATCTATGACAAAGACAACGATCTTCGTTTTGCAAAATATTTTAGTAAATCGGGCAATGATTATCGCTCTGCAAAAGGAGCTTCAAATGAGTTTAAGATTTCTTTCCGCAATGGCGAATTATATCTGATCCAGGCAGAGGCAGCTTTACAAACCGGTAATCCTGCACTGGCAACAGAAAGTTTACTGGCTTTGAAAGCCAAACGTTTAAAACCTGCTTATCTTGCTGCAGAAAAGAGCAGAATCCAGGCTTTAACCAATGCTGATCTGCTGCAGGAAATTTATAAGGAAAGAGAAAGAGAACTGGCGCTGGAAGGTCACCGCTGGTATGACCTGAGAAGATATGGACAGCCGGCTATCAAACACACGGTAGGCGGAGCTGATTATAACCTGATTCAGAATGATCCCAGATATACCCTGCCATTCCCAAAAGCAGCGATTACAAACAATCCCAATCTGCAATAA
- a CDS encoding histidine kinase, producing MKTAIYNSKYFIAIGVFILLCSSGIGFFITSKFNKRTERISNDIAISIYQLKSNVINSEFRGFIRGLNNSDVIIPQLKNGEDFLHAEKLINALLLSHPKIKHGWYAIASGKDTVYVTIDKNDKSFRRGTILDYQKKWIRSRLLTKDSLTRIGTMVSVKDSLHGLLASRHRLADSSLLILGLDINFRDLQRYLWSVDTKSRASIYIIDEQGYYITNPDEKLIGKRISGRFRRAGDHKLADSISTYEMVNSAYLQLPVFRFYAPFNMGMMKWTMVVETPVFVIDEEVKAIERYVMIMFIATTLIILILLEWAQAKWQKQFMLRQQAEILAANQEKENAVLQLDKLKEKLDPHFLFNSLSSLNGLIEEQPGLAKAFVVKLSRVYRYVLDPTPNGLEEVAREVRFASEYFFLLKIRFGEALASLEIDINEKHSSAYIPFMSVQTLVENAIKHNVVSRLNPLHISIRSEGEGILVTNNLQLRPDVRDSGKQGLKYLQSVYAHFGDFHLTCGVKDGTYQCFLPLIKNPSTP from the coding sequence ATGAAAACTGCGATATATAACTCCAAGTATTTTATAGCTATAGGAGTATTTATTTTACTGTGTTCTAGTGGGATTGGATTTTTTATAACCAGTAAATTTAATAAGCGCACTGAACGGATCAGCAATGATATAGCGATTAGCATCTATCAGCTGAAATCTAATGTTATTAATAGTGAATTCAGAGGTTTTATCAGAGGACTGAATAATTCTGATGTCATTATTCCTCAGCTTAAAAACGGTGAGGACTTTCTGCATGCCGAAAAACTGATCAATGCACTGTTACTCAGTCATCCTAAAATCAAACATGGATGGTACGCCATTGCCAGTGGTAAAGATACCGTTTACGTCACAATTGATAAAAATGATAAGAGTTTCCGGCGGGGAACTATATTGGATTATCAGAAAAAATGGATACGCAGTCGGCTGCTGACAAAAGATAGTCTGACCCGTATAGGAACGATGGTCTCGGTGAAAGATTCCCTGCATGGTTTACTGGCTTCCAGGCATCGCCTTGCAGATTCCTCTTTGCTTATTTTAGGATTAGATATCAATTTCAGGGATCTGCAACGCTATTTATGGAGTGTAGATACTAAAAGCCGTGCTTCTATCTATATTATTGATGAACAGGGATATTATATTACCAATCCTGATGAGAAACTGATTGGGAAAAGAATATCAGGAAGATTCAGAAGAGCAGGTGATCATAAACTGGCAGATAGTATCAGCACTTACGAAATGGTGAATTCTGCTTATCTGCAGCTGCCCGTATTCCGTTTTTACGCGCCGTTTAATATGGGGATGATGAAATGGACGATGGTCGTGGAAACCCCTGTTTTTGTCATCGACGAAGAAGTAAAAGCGATTGAAAGATATGTGATGATTATGTTTATCGCCACTACGCTGATTATTCTGATTTTGCTGGAATGGGCACAGGCCAAATGGCAGAAGCAATTCATGCTGAGACAGCAGGCAGAAATCCTGGCCGCAAATCAGGAGAAGGAAAATGCAGTGCTGCAGCTGGATAAACTCAAGGAAAAACTTGATCCTCATTTCCTGTTTAATTCATTAAGTTCACTCAATGGATTAATAGAAGAACAGCCCGGCCTGGCCAAAGCATTTGTGGTTAAACTTTCCAGAGTATACCGTTATGTGTTAGATCCTACACCAAACGGATTAGAAGAAGTGGCCAGAGAAGTACGTTTTGCCAGCGAATATTTTTTCCTGTTAAAAATCCGTTTCGGTGAGGCACTTGCATCATTGGAGATTGATATTAATGAAAAACATTCTTCAGCCTATATCCCTTTTATGAGTGTACAGACCCTGGTTGAAAACGCCATCAAACATAATGTGGTTTCCAGGCTGAATCCATTACATATCAGTATCAGAAGCGAGGGAGAAGGAATACTGGTGACCAACAATTTGCAGCTGCGTCCGGATGTCAGAGATTCAGGCAAACAGGGCCTCAAATATTTGCAGAGCGTTTATGCTCATTTTGGAGATTTTCATTTAACCTGTGGAGTTAAAGATGGGACCTATCAATGCTTTTTACCGCTGATTAAAAATCCGTCCACTCCTTAA
- a CDS encoding LytR/AlgR family response regulator transcription factor has protein sequence MTVLIIEDEELAAATLQNMLVHINPDIQVHAVVGTVEAAVLWLQQHKADILFMDIHLGDGESFQIFQQVEVNSPVIFTTAYDQYTLKAFKNQGIDYLLKPFDEEDVRLALNKLSNIQNTGAVSTPQLVQKVEQVLGKTRNRFMVKLGKLIKTVSADQVAYFMADDKYLFLVTNDQQNYIIEETIGSLEPKLNPESFFRINRKFIIHINAIKEMYRLSRNRVRINLSPKPENIEVVVSEERAEAFKQWLDQ, from the coding sequence ATGACTGTATTGATTATTGAGGATGAAGAACTGGCTGCGGCAACCCTGCAGAATATGCTTGTGCACATTAATCCCGATATCCAGGTACATGCTGTTGTAGGTACAGTTGAAGCCGCGGTACTCTGGTTACAGCAGCATAAAGCCGACATCCTTTTCATGGATATTCATTTAGGCGATGGAGAAAGTTTCCAGATCTTCCAGCAGGTTGAAGTAAACAGCCCGGTGATCTTTACCACAGCTTATGATCAGTACACACTTAAAGCTTTTAAGAATCAGGGAATCGATTACCTGCTTAAGCCTTTTGATGAAGAAGATGTAAGGCTCGCTTTAAATAAACTCAGTAATATTCAAAATACCGGAGCTGTCAGTACTCCGCAACTGGTACAAAAGGTTGAACAGGTGCTGGGTAAAACACGCAACCGGTTTATGGTTAAATTAGGGAAGCTGATTAAAACAGTTTCTGCCGATCAGGTTGCTTATTTTATGGCAGATGATAAGTATCTTTTTCTGGTCACCAATGATCAGCAGAATTATATCATTGAAGAAACTATCGGAAGTCTGGAACCTAAACTCAATCCCGAAAGCTTCTTCAGGATTAACCGGAAATTTATCATCCACATCAATGCAATCAAAGAGATGTACAGGCTTTCGCGCAACCGGGTCAGAATCAATCTGTCTCCCAAACCGGAAAATATAGAAGTTGTGGTGAGTGAAGAAAGAGCTGAGGCTTTTAAGCAATGGCTTGATCAGTAA
- a CDS encoding SusC/RagA family TonB-linked outer membrane protein produces the protein MIRNLLLLLFLMGISLSGYSQKQTTISGQVLDPEGLPIPGASVYVDKATIGEQTSVTGVIQNTAIGTVTNAEGKFTLTVPEGTPAIRVSYMGYNSVLVNIINKTKLTISLTNNENTLGEVVVNGYTAISKRKNTTATAVLEYSKVRQSGVAGIDQMLEGQIAGVAVTSLSGGPSSAPKIRIRGTVSLNGSADPLWVLDGIPLEGTNLPNNLMDKDNIDQLRNLPIAGLNPDDIADITILKDAAATSIYGARAANGVIVITTKKGKKGPMAISFSANTFIAERPDLSKLNLMNSTEKVDFELGLAKRPDLVYRPDQGAVARILNRTNELQNYRTNGFAGLSSATQNEINGLRQHNTDWGKELYQSSVNQQYTLGISGGNDQANYYFSGGYYDEKGTTIGSGLKRYNLTLKTDFNISQKLKFGVAVFGSKTERTNYLTEQDAYTNPSAYSRNVNPYQQVRDASGAYVYDQDIFGQNGGLAANNTYIPFNIIEERNNTRYTLGNKSVKSIIDMDYQISKDLKLHSELGLQFEDTQSEKYASANSYFGRKYRESSRYYNSATKKYDYFIPVGGIIQNQQTSFFQYNWKTLMEYKKVISEKHEIEVLAGTEFRKNNNEDLFTRGFGFDERTLTNQNILFPNADQANKASFRTYQKSKVANAYASFYGTLSYTYDRKYTVYGSARYDGSDLFGVDPKYRYLPIYSISGAWNASEEQFVKDIKWISNLRFRSSYGVQGNIDKNTSPKIVGAYNNVTILPGNPETSINVISPPNDKLRWEKTTTFNAGMDLGLFGNALQITFDYYNRYSKDLIGLQALSLENGFEFTNANFSRIRNKGLELTISTRNISTGKFQWWTDFNIAHNKSKVLRDEPKSGQFLPSREGYPVNGLFVLKTAGLDANGIPQFNKDGKVVSLEDFYKLYDPYAEFLPGQATATSLTNKEFQKLFTYAGDRDPKFTGGLVNRFRYGNLDLAITTIFNLNQMVLSAPSYLPATVDRGQNYSKDILNAWTPSNTNTNQPQIIGADTGDGSRWMVNSWYNTGDPISSYKYMDVFAKKMSYIRLNSVRLGYTLPAKISAKIKANSLRLSVEGRNLFVLSTDYKGYSDPETYGSIYTQPISRSISFGLNATF, from the coding sequence ATGATTAGAAATCTACTGTTATTACTCTTCCTGATGGGCATCAGCCTTTCAGGATACAGTCAGAAACAAACCACGATAAGCGGGCAGGTTTTAGATCCGGAAGGGTTGCCAATACCAGGAGCATCGGTTTATGTGGACAAAGCCACGATAGGCGAACAGACCAGTGTTACTGGGGTGATTCAGAATACAGCTATCGGTACAGTAACCAATGCAGAAGGTAAATTTACATTAACAGTTCCCGAAGGTACTCCTGCTATCAGGGTAAGTTATATGGGTTATAATTCTGTGCTGGTAAATATTATCAATAAGACAAAACTGACGATCTCCCTGACCAATAATGAAAACACACTGGGCGAAGTCGTTGTCAATGGTTATACTGCGATTTCAAAACGTAAAAACACTACGGCAACGGCAGTGCTGGAATACAGTAAAGTCCGTCAGTCGGGGGTTGCAGGAATTGACCAGATGCTGGAAGGCCAGATTGCCGGGGTAGCTGTGACTTCACTGAGTGGCGGCCCTTCGTCGGCACCAAAAATCCGTATCCGTGGTACAGTTTCCTTAAATGGTAGTGCAGATCCTTTATGGGTACTGGACGGAATTCCTTTAGAAGGAACCAACCTGCCAAACAACCTGATGGATAAAGATAACATTGACCAGTTGCGTAACTTACCAATTGCAGGTTTAAACCCGGATGATATCGCTGATATTACGATTTTGAAAGATGCGGCAGCAACCTCTATTTATGGCGCCAGAGCAGCAAACGGAGTAATTGTGATCACGACTAAAAAAGGTAAAAAAGGGCCAATGGCGATCAGCTTCAGTGCCAATACCTTTATTGCAGAACGTCCTGATTTAAGTAAGTTAAACCTGATGAATTCAACGGAGAAAGTTGATTTTGAATTAGGCCTGGCTAAAAGACCGGATCTGGTTTACCGTCCTGATCAGGGTGCAGTAGCCAGAATACTGAACAGAACAAATGAGTTGCAAAATTACAGGACTAATGGTTTTGCAGGTTTAAGCTCTGCTACTCAGAATGAAATTAATGGCCTTCGTCAGCATAACACAGACTGGGGTAAAGAACTTTATCAGTCATCAGTTAATCAGCAGTACACTTTAGGTATTTCAGGTGGAAATGACCAGGCTAATTATTATTTTTCAGGTGGTTATTACGATGAAAAAGGAACAACTATAGGATCAGGTTTAAAAAGATATAATTTAACCCTAAAGACAGATTTTAACATCTCTCAGAAATTGAAATTTGGTGTGGCTGTTTTTGGTTCCAAAACAGAACGGACCAATTACCTGACCGAGCAGGATGCCTATACCAACCCTTCAGCATATTCCAGAAATGTAAATCCATACCAGCAGGTAAGAGACGCTTCCGGTGCCTATGTTTATGATCAGGATATCTTTGGCCAGAACGGCGGACTGGCTGCCAATAATACTTATATTCCTTTTAATATCATTGAAGAAAGAAATAATACCCGTTATACTTTAGGGAATAAAAGTGTGAAAAGTATTATTGATATGGATTACCAGATCAGTAAGGACCTGAAGTTACACTCTGAACTGGGCTTACAGTTTGAAGATACCCAAAGTGAAAAATACGCTTCGGCTAATTCTTATTTTGGACGTAAATACAGAGAAAGCAGCAGATATTATAATTCGGCTACTAAAAAGTATGATTACTTTATCCCTGTTGGCGGAATCATACAAAATCAGCAGACTTCTTTCTTTCAGTATAACTGGAAAACTTTGATGGAATACAAAAAAGTGATCAGTGAGAAGCATGAGATTGAAGTACTGGCAGGTACAGAATTCAGAAAAAATAACAATGAAGACTTGTTTACCAGAGGATTTGGTTTTGATGAACGTACACTGACCAATCAGAATATTTTGTTCCCGAATGCCGATCAGGCAAATAAAGCAAGTTTCCGTACCTATCAGAAGTCCAAAGTAGCGAATGCCTATGCTTCTTTCTACGGTACACTGTCTTATACCTATGACAGGAAATATACTGTTTATGGCAGTGCCCGTTATGATGGTTCAGATCTGTTCGGCGTAGATCCCAAATACAGATATCTGCCTATTTACTCTATTTCAGGCGCATGGAATGCCAGTGAAGAACAGTTTGTGAAAGATATCAAATGGATCTCAAATTTACGTTTCCGTTCTTCTTATGGAGTACAGGGTAATATTGATAAAAATACCTCTCCAAAGATTGTAGGTGCCTATAATAATGTGACTATTTTACCAGGAAATCCTGAAACTTCTATTAACGTGATCAGCCCGCCAAACGATAAATTACGCTGGGAAAAAACGACAACGTTCAATGCAGGAATGGATCTGGGATTATTCGGTAATGCTTTACAGATAACGTTTGATTATTATAACCGTTACAGTAAAGATCTGATTGGTTTACAGGCTTTATCTCTGGAGAATGGATTTGAATTCACCAATGCTAATTTTTCACGCATCAGAAATAAAGGACTGGAACTGACTATTTCGACAAGAAATATCAGCACCGGTAAATTCCAGTGGTGGACAGACTTTAACATCGCTCATAACAAGAGTAAGGTACTCAGAGACGAACCGAAGTCGGGCCAGTTCCTTCCATCAAGAGAGGGTTATCCTGTGAACGGATTATTTGTGCTGAAAACTGCTGGTTTGGATGCTAATGGTATCCCACAATTCAACAAAGACGGCAAAGTTGTTTCTCTGGAAGATTTTTATAAACTGTACGACCCTTATGCTGAATTTTTACCAGGACAGGCAACTGCAACTTCATTAACCAATAAAGAGTTTCAAAAACTATTTACTTATGCGGGTGACAGAGATCCGAAGTTTACAGGAGGTTTAGTTAACCGTTTCCGTTATGGTAATCTGGATCTGGCTATTACTACTATTTTCAATCTGAATCAGATGGTACTGAGTGCGCCTTCTTATTTACCGGCGACAGTAGACCGCGGACAGAATTATTCAAAAGATATTCTGAATGCCTGGACTCCATCAAACACCAATACTAATCAGCCTCAGATTATTGGTGCTGATACTGGTGATGGCAGCCGCTGGATGGTGAATAGCTGGTATAACACCGGTGACCCGATCAGTTCTTATAAATACATGGATGTCTTTGCCAAAAAGATGAGCTATATCCGCTTAAACAGTGTTCGTTTAGGTTATACTTTACCGGCAAAAATCTCTGCTAAAATCAAAGCAAATTCATTGAGACTGAGTGTGGAGGGCAGAAACCTGTTTGTCCTGAGTACTGATTACAAAGGTTATTCTGATCCGGAAACTTATGGCAGTATTTACACACAGCCTATTTCCAGAAGTATTTCTTTTGGACTGAACGCAACATTTTAA
- a CDS encoding zinc-dependent metalloprotease has translation MSFTTLFLFIGNVNGFTQIPKKLPKPTGKITSKKTLTDTLKKKADKDSTSKKELKSYAELLKKATTKNGLFKVHQSENDYYFEIPLNLMEKDFLIVNKISSVPLALNESGVNKGVNFDNKVIRFSRNKSAKTIWVKTIVPQVESAPGDAITRSVKDNFTGSVIESFKIEAYSPDSSAVVIKMNKVFDGTEKSFNDVFTDIGLGASPKTSLSAIEKVKTFPQNVVVRALLSSRVMDAGISVPISMAITTNILLLPEKPMKPRFADNRVGFFSTPRWYFSDAQHKLETRELVTRWRMEPKPEDQARYLKGELVEPVKPIVFYIDPATPPQWRKEIIAGVHDWQKAFEQAGFKNAIQAREVTDTTDYDGDDVRYNEITYAASPKSNAMGPAVVDPRSGEILESDVIWWHNVMTSVQYWMRVQTGIIDSAVRYNKVSDERMGHAIRFVSSHEIGHTLGLKHNMAASASFPVDSLRSPSFTNRMGGTASSIMDYARFNYVAQPGDQVTNITPQIGTYDKYAIAWGYRWLPGEDPHQEIPVLKEWIKVHAKDPLYHYGEQQKMLDIIDPRAQSEDLGDDAVKASRYGLANLKRLIPQILNWSAPEGDNYYQAGKLYLAAIWQWQTYAEHVTANIGGYYLEDPVSGDGKDAYTPVPVKTQKAALEYFKEQVFLMPEWLFNKELLKKTFPVKDTPVGPMEYAPLNLRREYQYSLLYSLLSESRLLRMLEMEVLFGKDKVFTVAELFNDIRPAIFAQTMKGKSLAITDRMLQQNYVDALLVSTDKMLEKITKKSLKQTGSDNLPQTCDLGLSKETESSMNPAAGLRMIYVTAMSRTSEAASAKRAELLQILNILENNKNRGDESTKGHYMDLILRIRQSLQTK, from the coding sequence TTGTCTTTTACAACGCTCTTTTTATTCATCGGCAATGTAAACGGCTTTACTCAGATCCCTAAGAAATTACCAAAGCCAACAGGTAAAATTACCAGTAAAAAAACACTTACAGATACGCTTAAAAAGAAAGCAGATAAAGACAGCACCAGCAAAAAGGAGCTGAAAAGTTATGCTGAATTATTAAAGAAAGCAACCACCAAAAACGGACTGTTTAAAGTTCATCAGTCAGAGAACGATTATTACTTTGAGATCCCTCTGAATTTAATGGAAAAGGACTTTTTAATTGTAAATAAGATCTCTTCAGTACCACTGGCGCTTAACGAATCCGGAGTTAATAAAGGGGTGAACTTTGATAATAAAGTGATCCGTTTTTCCAGAAATAAATCAGCTAAAACAATATGGGTTAAAACGATAGTACCACAAGTAGAATCTGCTCCTGGTGATGCAATTACCCGTTCAGTAAAAGATAATTTTACCGGTTCTGTTATAGAATCATTTAAAATCGAGGCTTATTCTCCGGATTCTTCGGCCGTTGTTATCAAAATGAACAAGGTGTTTGATGGAACTGAGAAAAGTTTTAATGATGTATTTACCGATATAGGTCTTGGAGCTTCTCCAAAAACATCATTATCTGCCATTGAAAAAGTTAAAACTTTCCCTCAGAATGTAGTGGTACGTGCTTTATTAAGTTCAAGAGTGATGGATGCCGGAATCAGCGTACCGATTAGTATGGCCATAACTACCAACATATTGTTATTACCTGAAAAACCAATGAAACCTCGTTTTGCAGATAACAGAGTTGGGTTTTTCAGTACCCCAAGATGGTATTTCTCAGATGCTCAGCATAAGCTGGAAACCAGGGAACTGGTAACCCGCTGGAGAATGGAGCCAAAACCAGAAGATCAGGCCAGATATCTTAAAGGTGAACTGGTAGAACCAGTAAAACCTATCGTATTTTATATCGATCCGGCTACTCCGCCGCAATGGAGAAAAGAAATTATTGCAGGTGTGCATGACTGGCAGAAAGCTTTTGAACAGGCAGGTTTTAAAAATGCTATTCAGGCCCGGGAAGTTACAGACACTACAGATTATGATGGTGATGATGTCCGTTACAATGAAATTACCTACGCAGCTTCACCGAAATCAAATGCAATGGGCCCGGCAGTTGTCGATCCGCGTTCAGGAGAAATTCTGGAGTCTGATGTCATCTGGTGGCATAATGTAATGACTTCTGTTCAGTACTGGATGCGCGTACAAACCGGAATAATTGATTCTGCAGTAAGATATAACAAAGTATCAGATGAAAGAATGGGACATGCTATACGTTTCGTGTCTTCACATGAAATTGGTCATACCCTGGGGCTGAAACATAATATGGCTGCTTCGGCTTCTTTCCCTGTTGACTCCTTACGTTCACCGTCTTTTACCAACCGTATGGGGGGGACTGCCTCATCTATTATGGATTATGCCCGTTTTAACTATGTGGCGCAACCCGGGGATCAGGTCACCAACATCACCCCGCAAATCGGTACTTATGATAAATATGCTATTGCATGGGGCTATCGCTGGTTGCCTGGAGAAGATCCGCATCAGGAAATACCCGTTCTTAAAGAGTGGATTAAAGTACATGCCAAAGATCCGTTATACCATTATGGAGAGCAGCAGAAAATGCTGGATATCATTGATCCCAGAGCGCAGTCAGAAGATCTGGGCGATGATGCCGTTAAAGCAAGCCGTTACGGACTGGCTAATTTAAAACGTCTGATTCCACAAATTCTAAACTGGTCTGCACCAGAAGGTGATAACTATTATCAGGCCGGTAAACTTTACCTGGCTGCAATCTGGCAATGGCAGACCTATGCAGAACATGTCACTGCAAATATCGGGGGTTACTATTTAGAAGATCCCGTTAGCGGAGACGGTAAAGATGCTTATACACCAGTGCCTGTCAAAACTCAGAAAGCCGCGCTGGAGTATTTTAAAGAGCAGGTATTCCTTATGCCGGAATGGTTATTCAATAAAGAGCTGCTTAAAAAGACTTTCCCGGTAAAAGACACACCGGTGGGCCCGATGGAGTATGCACCTTTAAACCTGAGACGTGAGTATCAGTATAGCTTGCTTTACAGCTTATTAAGCGAAAGCCGTTTGCTGAGAATGCTGGAGATGGAAGTGCTGTTTGGTAAAGACAAAGTATTTACTGTAGCAGAACTATTTAATGATATCCGTCCGGCGATTTTTGCACAGACGATGAAAGGGAAATCTCTTGCTATCACAGACCGCATGTTGCAGCAAAACTATGTTGACGCTTTGCTGGTAAGTACAGATAAAATGCTGGAGAAGATTACCAAAAAATCGTTGAAGCAGACCGGTTCAGATAACCTGCCACAAACATGTGATTTAGGTTTAAGTAAAGAAACAGAAAGCAGCATGAATCCTGCAGCAGGACTGAGAATGATTTATGTGACTGCAATGAGCCGTACCTCTGAAGCTGCTTCTGCAAAAAGAGCAGAGCTGTTGCAGATCCTGAACATACTGGAAAACAATAAAAACAGAGGCGATGAATCAACCAAAGGACATTATATGGATCTGATTCTTCGTATCCGCCAAAGCCTGCAGACAAAATAG